The segment AGCCCGCAAGGTGCACGACAAGAACACCAGCGAGAACTACAAGGCCGACTCCGGCGCCGTCGTCGTCATGGAGACCAAGACCGGCCGGATCGTCGCCATGGCCTCCCAGCCCGACTACGACCCCAACGCCTGGGTCGGCGGGATCTCCGGCAAGGACTACGCGGCCCTCACCGGCAAGGACTCCAACTTCCCGCTCCTCAATCGGGCCATCCAGGGCCAGGCCGCCCCCGGCTCGATCTTCAAGGTCGTCCCGACCACCGCCGCCGTCAACGCCGGATACGACTTCAACGGCCGCTACCCGTGCCCGTCCTCGTACTCCATCGGCGGCCAGGTCTTCAAGAACTTCGAGTCCCAGGGCCACGGCTCCATCACCCTCGGCCAGGCCCTCGAAGTCTCCTGCGACACCGTCTTCTACGCCCTCTCCCACCAGCAGTGGCTGAACGACGGCGGCATGAAGCCGAAGAAGGACGCCAAGGACTGGTTCTACAAGACGGCCCATCAGTTCGGCCTCGGCGCCGAGACCGGCATCGACCTCCCCAACGAGGTCACCGGCCGCGTCCCCGACCGGAAGTGGAAGCAGAACTTCTGGGCGGCCAACAAGGACTACTGGTGCAAGATCGGCAAGCGCGGCGGCACCTACGTGCAGCAGCTCTCCTACGAGAACTGCCTCGAAGGCAACCTCATGCGCGCCGGTGACTCCGTCAACTACTCCATCGGCCAGGGCGACACCCTCGTCACCCCCATCCAGATGGCCACCATCTACGCCGCCATCGCCAACGGCGGCACCCTCTGGAACCCCACCGTCGGCAAGGCCGTCGTCAGCCCCGACGGCAAGAAGGTCACCGAGATCAAGCCCAAGTCCCACGGCAAGCTCCCCATGGACGCCAAGACGCAGGCGTTGATAGAGGAAGCCCTCGCGGGAGTCGCCACCCGCGGTACGGCCGCCTGGCGATTCGGCGGCTGGCCGCAGGACAAGATCCCGATGCACGCCAAGACGGGTACCGCCGAGGTCTACGGCAAGCAGACGACCTCCTGGTTCGCCACGTACACCAAGGACTACGCGATCATCATGACGATCGCCCAGGGTGGTACCGGCTCCGGCGCCTCCGGCCCCGCCGTGCGCAACATCTACGACGCGCTCTACGGACTCGACGACGCCGGCAACCAGGACCTCAAGCGGGCCCTGCTGCCGAAGCCGCAGAAGGCTCTGCCGAGGATCGAGGCCGACGGCTCCATCGACGCCCCGAAGATCAAGCCGTACGACCCCGAGGTCGGGAAGATCGACCCGAACGCGCCCCCGAAGGCACCGGACGCCACCAAGCAGCCGGACGACGACGACCAGGAACTCGCGGGCCCGCCCGCG is part of the Streptomyces sp. NBC_00250 genome and harbors:
- the mrdA gene encoding penicillin-binding protein 2 produces the protein MSNIPETGRTPRVQIRLVVIQILVFSLLLTLGGRLWYLQIRNGKEYTDEAKNNHVQQVVQPAVRGSVLDARGVPLADNETRLVVSASRTELMKMKDDGKAVLTRLADVLDMKPDEVINKIRLCDSKTPKPCWNGSPYQPIPVTDEATTQQALQIRERAEDFPGITAEPTAVRRYPAPGKARTSQVLGYLSPVTDSEIEKAKDTDSPFLRSDQIGRSGLERTYDKELRGKAGVTRYEVDNLGRVIGQAKNDPAVPGSNVVTSIDARVQAVAEWELHNAMVEARKVHDKNTSENYKADSGAVVVMETKTGRIVAMASQPDYDPNAWVGGISGKDYAALTGKDSNFPLLNRAIQGQAAPGSIFKVVPTTAAVNAGYDFNGRYPCPSSYSIGGQVFKNFESQGHGSITLGQALEVSCDTVFYALSHQQWLNDGGMKPKKDAKDWFYKTAHQFGLGAETGIDLPNEVTGRVPDRKWKQNFWAANKDYWCKIGKRGGTYVQQLSYENCLEGNLMRAGDSVNYSIGQGDTLVTPIQMATIYAAIANGGTLWNPTVGKAVVSPDGKKVTEIKPKSHGKLPMDAKTQALIEEALAGVATRGTAAWRFGGWPQDKIPMHAKTGTAEVYGKQTTSWFATYTKDYAIIMTIAQGGTGSGASGPAVRNIYDALYGLDDAGNQDLKRALLPKPQKALPRIEADGSIDAPKIKPYDPEVGKIDPNAPPKAPDATKQPDDDDQELAGPPARRVGD